TTAAGATTTGACATATTTGATATGATTGTAAGACCGTTAATAGCTACCGGAATAATGGGAATATTTGTATACGGAAGTTACAGTGTATTTGTAAAGGCAGAGTTTGCTAATTCGATATCGGCTTTGGCTTCTGTTATGATTGGTGTAGTTTGTTATGCGATAGCTGTGTTGCTAACTAAATGTTTTTCAAAGTCAGAATTAGAGTCAATACCTTATGTTGGTCCAATTATAATAAGAGTTGCAGGTAAACTAAGGCTACTAAGGAGAGATTAAATTGAGTAATCAACTAAGAATAATTGGTTTGGGACCAGGGTCTTGGAATCAACTTACCCTAAAAGCAAAGCATGAAGTAGAGAATAGTAAGTGCCTTATTTTACGAACCAAACATCATCCAATGGTAAAAACCATGTCACAACAAGGAATAAAATTTAGTACATGTGATAATTTTTATGACGAAGTTAACACATTTACGGATGTTTATGATAATATATGTAAGCATGTCATATCAAACTTTAAGGATAATAACTTGGTACATTATGCTGTACCAGGGCATCCATTAGTTTTAGAGAAAACAGTTAAGCAGTTAATAGAATTATGTAGAGAGAAAGAGATAGAGGTAGAAATTGTATCTGGTATTAGCTCACTAGATGTAATCTATAGCTATCTAAAAACAGACCCTTCAAATGGTATTATTGCTTTAGATGCCTTAAATTTACCTTCTAAATCAATTTGGTCAGGTAAAGAGTTGCTAATTACGCAAGTTTATAATAAACTAACAGCTGGTGATTTAAAATTAGTATTATTAGAAGAATATGACGCAGAACATCAAATAAAAATACTTAAATCTATTGGTATAGCCAGTGCTGAAACAGTAATTAATGTTCCCCTATATCAATTAGATTGGCATGAGTTTGATCATCTTACTTCTGTATATGTACCTGCAGATAAAAGCGCTTCTTTAAATGCTATAAGTAGGTTAGAGGATATACTTGAAATACTAAGGTCACCCCATGGTTGTCCATGGGATAGAGAGCAGACTCATAGTAGCTTAAAAACTTCATTGCTTGAAGAAACATATGAAGTTTTAGAGGCGTTAGAACTAAAAAACATGGATATGTTATGTGAAGAACTGGGAGATTTATTATTGCAAATAGTTTTTCATTCTCAAATTGCCAAAGAAAATAACGATTTTTGTTTAAAAAATGTAATAAAAAGCATAAATGAGAAGATGATTAGACGTCATCCGCATGTATTTGCTGATAAAATTGTCAATAATACTAGTGAAGTTCTACATAATTGGGAACAAATAAAGATGAAAGAAAAATCATCTAAACAAAATGGTCCTATTGGCTTACTTGATAATGTGACAGTCACCCTGCCAGCATTAATGCAGGCAGCCAAAGTACAAGAGAAAGCAGCACGAGTAGGATTTGATTGGGATGATATAAGCCAAGTATGGGACAAACTATTTGAAGAAATAAATGAGTTACAAGAAGCAAAAGGTGATACTGAAAAAGCAGAAGAACTTGGTGATGTGCTTTTTGCCGTTGTTAATTTGTCACGCTTTATGGATGTAGATAGTGAAGTAGCGCTACTGCAAACTGTGCAAAAGTTTAAACGACGGTTTAAATATATTGAAAAACAAGTTGAACTTAGCGGAAAACAGATAACTGAGTTTACGCTATCAGAACTTGATGCCTTCTGGGAAGAGGCTAAAAAAAATAGGTTATAGACTGTAGGAGGTGCTCTTATGAGCAAAAATGGAATGGAAATGAAAAATCCTGTTATTAACAAGAGCGCATTAGTTAAAGCTATTGCAGAGAAAACAGCGTTAACAAACAAGGATGTAGACAAGGTTGTATCAATGTTTTTAGATGAGATTTCTAAATCTATTGCAGATGGCGTTAACGTACGTTTAGTTGGTTTTGGAACATTTGAAAGAAGAATTAGACGTGGTCGTGAGGGACATAATCCTCGTAAACCTGAGGAAAAGGTTTATATACCTGCACACTATGTACCATCTTTTAAAGCTGGTAAAAACTTAAAGGAGATTGTTAAAAAGACAGTTGAATAATGAACTAGCAACAATAAGACTAGACAAGTACCTTAAAATTTCTAGAATTATTAAAAGACGAACATTAGCTAAAGAAATTTGTGATCAAGGTCGAGTTAAAATAAACGACAGACCCGCAAAAGCAGGTAGTGATGTGACTTTGGAAGATATTTTGGAGATTGATTTTGGTAGTAAAATAGTTACGTTTAAAGTTTTGCAAATTTTAGCTCATGCTAATAAGGCAGATGCCTCAGCAATGTATGAGGTTTTAAAAGAAAGTCACGTAATATAATACATGAAACCTCCCACGTAGGTGATACTAAGAAAAAGTGGGAGGTTTTTTTGTTGAGAAAAACAATAATAGTTTTTATAGCAATGTGTTTGCTGTTTGTTGGCTGCTCTAATGGTGCTGAATCTAATAAGCCTGAAATCCCTGAGGCTATTAAAACAGCTGACAATACTGAGCCAACAATTAAGTTGTATGATGATAAAACTGGAAAAATAACAGACGTTAAATTCGAGAAATACATAGAGGGTGTTGTAGCTGCTGAAATGGATGTAAACTGGTCAGTAGAGGCACTTAAAGCTCAGGCCATTTTAGCTAGAACCTTTACCTTAGAGAAAATTGCTGATACTGGAGGAGTTCCAGCTAGAGGTGCCCATGCCTCAACCCTTATAGAAGAGTTTCAAGCATACGATGTTAGTAAAGTAAATGACAGTGTTAAAAAAGCAGTTGAAGAAACAAGAGGACAAGTATTAGCTAATGATAATAAGTTCATAAAATCTTGGTTTCATGCTTATAGTGGTGGCTATACAGCTACAGCAATAGAGGGTTTAGATTACGATAAAGTACCAACACCCTATATACAGACCGTAGAGGATCCTGGAAAATCAATAGTTCCCCAAGAGATAAGTGACTGGAATGCAGCTATTAAAAAAGCAACTATAAGAGAAAAAGTAAGTGCCAAAACAGGCTCTACAATACCAGATTTTAGCGAAATAAAAATAGCAGAGAGTGGTCCATCTGGCAGGGCTATTAAAGTTGATATAGGTGGAGTTGTTGTATCAGCTGCTCAATTTAGATTAGCGCTTGATAGCAAAATTGTTAAATCAACTTTTTTTAAAAGCATAACAGTAGAAGGAGATACTGTAAAAATGGTAGGACAAGGATATGGTCATGGGGTAGGAATGTCACAGTGGGGTGCAAAGTCAATGGCTGACTCTGGAAAAAATGCAGAAGAAATAGTAAAGTACTTTTTTAAAGACGTTACCTTAGTTAAAATGTGGCAGTAAAAAGGTCAGTTTAAATTTAACTTACCTAAAAATAAAAAACTAGTTATAAGTTCAAAGATTAAAAGTAGGGTAAAATTACCCTACTTTTTTAAGATTATTTTGTTCTATAAAACAAGTCTACTTGAATAATCTAGCAATAAGACCTTGTTTTTTACGACTAAAGCCCTCTGGACCTACATCTTCAAGGTAATCAAGAGTTTTAACTACACCCTCTATTTCTATGTGGCTATCGTCTAAATTTAGTTGCTTTATATGTAGCTCTTCACCTTGAACTAATAACATGCCTAAGTCAGTTTCTAAAATAATTTCTTCATCATTGAAGCTACTAATATGAAGAACGCCTTGTATTAGAAGTTGCTCTCTATTAGTAATAATCATGCGATGCTCTTTATTGTTTTGTTCCATTTTGTCCCCTCCTTGATTTTATAGCTAAAAACCTTTTAGCCATTGGCTCACTTATGTATATGAGAAAAATCTTTTTGATATGTATCACTACTGTAATAAATATTGCATATAATAATATACTGATTTTCAAAACTTTATAAAGCAGGTGATTAGCATCGATACAGCATGGCAATTTATTTCTATCATAAGCCTATTAGTTACCGGATTAGTAGTAGCATTTATACATGATATTTATAGAGCACTTATCAAAGCAATGCGTATTAAAGGTATTGTATTTGCTGTTGCAGAAATTATCTTTGCCTTTGTAGTTTTTATTTTTGTAAGCGCTGTTATGGTTTGGTTAACATCAGGAACTTTAAGGCCTATCTATCTTATCTCAATTATTGTTGGAATTATTTTCTATTATTTAATTTGGGGTAAGAGGATTCAAAATGTTCTTAAGAGATTTATAATAATGTTAAAGAGAGTGGTCTTTAAAATTGTTGGCTTTATAGTGAGAGTTTGTTACGTTATAGGTCGAATAATAACTTGGCCCCTCGAGGCAGTTTTTAAAATTACTACTTGCATTGCTAATGGTTTTACCTGTATTATGAAAATAAAGAGATAACTAGCTAAATACTACATAGGATGATATGAAATGCGAAAGAAAAATTCTCGCCCCAAAAAAGTTTATTCACGGGCAAAGTTAAGGGGACAAAAGGTCTCTGGATTAAAAAAATCAAAGAAACCAAAAAATAAGTATAAAAGGATTTTAGCTGCAGGAGTAATTCTGGTGGCTATCTTATTCTGTGGAAAAATGTTCTTAATGCAAAGGACACAATTGAATTCCTTATTGTCTCAAAAGAAAGAGTTAGAGACTGAAATAGCTGGTATACAAGAAAATACAGCCGAGCTTCATCAAGAGGTTAGTAAACTCGATGATCCCGAATATATTAAGATCGTTGCCAGAAAAGAGTATGGAATGGTAGGCAAAGAAGATAAAGTTTTTGTACCAGCAAGAACCTCAAAAGAAAGATAAAGATATGAGATATAGTGTAATAGATTGTGGAAGTAATTCATTTAGAATGGTAGTTGTAGAGGTAATAAATAATAAAATAGTGGAATTATATAGAGACTTAAAGATGGTTCAGCTAGGAGCTGATTTAACAGCCTCTGGTGGCATTATTAATAAGGACACTGAAGAAAGATGCATTTTGGCACTACAAGAGTTTAAAAATATGGCAATAAACTATGCCTGTCAGGAGATTTATTGTGTAGGTACAAGTGCCTTAAGGTCTGCTAGTAACTCTTTAGACTTTTGCCAAGCTGTATCATTTAAAACAGGAATAAATATTAAAGTAATTAGAGGCGAACAAGAGGCTTGGTACAGTTATTGTGGTGCAACAGAAAGCAAAAAGCTAATCGCAGGTGTAGCAGTGTTAGATATTGGTGGTGGCAGTACCGAAGTTGCCATAACTACTAAAGAAAAAATACTTAGCTCTAGTATAAAAGCTGGATCAGTGCGTTTAACCAATATGTTTGCTGATAATAACAAGCAAATTCAGCTAAACGAATTTCTAAAACTCAAACAATATGTGAAAGACTTATGGCATAGTTACTGGAATAACAAAAAACTGCCTATAAGCCGTTTTATAGGGGTTGCCGGTACAATAACTACATTATCTGCTATAAAGCTTAAAATGGAGCAATATGAGCCAAACAGAATAAACGGTTCATCATTAACTTATAATCAAATCTTGGGTTTATATAATAAATTAAATGATCTTACTGTAGAACAACGGTTAAAGCTAACTGGCTTAAAATCTAAAAAGAGAGCCGAAATAATTGTTGCGGGAACGGCAATTTTATTAGCAACCTTAGAGTATTGGCAGCAGAGTGAGTTAGAGATTAGAGACAATTCTTTATTGCAAGGTGTGATTTTTGATAAAATTATTAAATAAATTATTGACAAGGCTATAATCCTATGTTATATTATAACTCGTCACTGAAAGCGTAACGCTGATGGGCATAAAACATCGCGGGGTGGAGCAGTTGGTAGCTCGTCGGGCTCATAACCCGGAGGTCGTAGGTTCGAGTCCTGCCCCCGCCACCAAAAACAAGGTGGCGTAGCTCAGCTGGCTAGAGCATTCGGTTCATACCCGAAAGGTCACTGGTTCGACTCCAGTCGCCACCACCACAATACTTGCTTTGGCAAGTTTTTTTTAATTACGAATTAAAAAATAACAATAGCTTTTTTTCGAAGAAAATAAAGAACATTATTGTAAATATGTTAGAATTGCGTTGCAATTCTTTTTTTGTTTAAACGGTATTTCACAGAAAAGATCCATGTAGGGGATGTTCTTGTGTTATTCCGTGATTAGCATTACGTAACCTACCATTATACCTCTCACAAAAGAAGTCTGGCCTATCTCACGGTGGGGTCTGGCCTCAATCTGATTAACTCCACCTTAATCTTAGTGTAACATTAAGGCGAAAGAAATAACTATCTTATCAGCAAGAGATCTGAACCCTGCT
This Clostridium sp. 'deep sea' DNA region includes the following protein-coding sequences:
- the mazG gene encoding nucleoside triphosphate pyrophosphohydrolase, translated to MSNQLRIIGLGPGSWNQLTLKAKHEVENSKCLILRTKHHPMVKTMSQQGIKFSTCDNFYDEVNTFTDVYDNICKHVISNFKDNNLVHYAVPGHPLVLEKTVKQLIELCREKEIEVEIVSGISSLDVIYSYLKTDPSNGIIALDALNLPSKSIWSGKELLITQVYNKLTAGDLKLVLLEEYDAEHQIKILKSIGIASAETVINVPLYQLDWHEFDHLTSVYVPADKSASLNAISRLEDILEILRSPHGCPWDREQTHSSLKTSLLEETYEVLEALELKNMDMLCEELGDLLLQIVFHSQIAKENNDFCLKNVIKSINEKMIRRHPHVFADKIVNNTSEVLHNWEQIKMKEKSSKQNGPIGLLDNVTVTLPALMQAAKVQEKAARVGFDWDDISQVWDKLFEEINELQEAKGDTEKAEELGDVLFAVVNLSRFMDVDSEVALLQTVQKFKRRFKYIEKQVELSGKQITEFTLSELDAFWEEAKKNRL
- a CDS encoding HU family DNA-binding protein, which translates into the protein MNKSALVKAIAEKTALTNKDVDKVVSMFLDEISKSIADGVNVRLVGFGTFERRIRRGREGHNPRKPEEKVYIPAHYVPSFKAGKNLKEIVKKTVE
- a CDS encoding RNA-binding S4 domain-containing protein encodes the protein MRLDKYLKISRIIKRRTLAKEICDQGRVKINDRPAKAGSDVTLEDILEIDFGSKIVTFKVLQILAHANKADASAMYEVLKESHVI
- a CDS encoding SpoIID/LytB domain-containing protein; this encodes MRKTIIVFIAMCLLFVGCSNGAESNKPEIPEAIKTADNTEPTIKLYDDKTGKITDVKFEKYIEGVVAAEMDVNWSVEALKAQAILARTFTLEKIADTGGVPARGAHASTLIEEFQAYDVSKVNDSVKKAVEETRGQVLANDNKFIKSWFHAYSGGYTATAIEGLDYDKVPTPYIQTVEDPGKSIVPQEISDWNAAIKKATIREKVSAKTGSTIPDFSEIKIAESGPSGRAIKVDIGGVVVSAAQFRLALDSKIVKSTFFKSITVEGDTVKMVGQGYGHGVGMSQWGAKSMADSGKNAEEIVKYFFKDVTLVKMWQ
- the yabP gene encoding sporulation protein YabP; this translates as MEQNNKEHRMIITNREQLLIQGVLHISSFNDEEIILETDLGMLLVQGEELHIKQLNLDDSHIEIEGVVKTLDYLEDVGPEGFSRKKQGLIARLFK
- the yabQ gene encoding spore cortex biosynthesis protein YabQ, with the protein product MISIDTAWQFISIISLLVTGLVVAFIHDIYRALIKAMRIKGIVFAVAEIIFAFVVFIFVSAVMVWLTSGTLRPIYLISIIVGIIFYYLIWGKRIQNVLKRFIIMLKRVVFKIVGFIVRVCYVIGRIITWPLEAVFKITTCIANGFTCIMKIKR
- a CDS encoding septum formation initiator family protein, producing MRKKNSRPKKVYSRAKLRGQKVSGLKKSKKPKNKYKRILAAGVILVAILFCGKMFLMQRTQLNSLLSQKKELETEIAGIQENTAELHQEVSKLDDPEYIKIVARKEYGMVGKEDKVFVPARTSKER
- a CDS encoding Ppx/GppA phosphatase family protein, whose amino-acid sequence is MYQQEPQKKDKDMRYSVIDCGSNSFRMVVVEVINNKIVELYRDLKMVQLGADLTASGGIINKDTEERCILALQEFKNMAINYACQEIYCVGTSALRSASNSLDFCQAVSFKTGINIKVIRGEQEAWYSYCGATESKKLIAGVAVLDIGGGSTEVAITTKEKILSSSIKAGSVRLTNMFADNNKQIQLNEFLKLKQYVKDLWHSYWNNKKLPISRFIGVAGTITTLSAIKLKMEQYEPNRINGSSLTYNQILGLYNKLNDLTVEQRLKLTGLKSKKRAEIIVAGTAILLATLEYWQQSELEIRDNSLLQGVIFDKIIK